Genomic segment of Benincasa hispida cultivar B227 chromosome 1, ASM972705v1, whole genome shotgun sequence:
aaatattgatttcagtgttaattttgaaatgtttgtGAAAGGTCCAAGATGATGTTGCAATTtctggaaaaaaataaataaataaaaaagttcaTAGGTATATTTCTTAATTTAGTCTTTCCATCATTTTTCAACTCTTTGGCTATGTTTATTAgtactttttaattttgaagttaAATTTTGCAATATTAACCGTTGGTTTAGACAattcatacatatatatatatgcatgtgTGCATACGTGTGTAGTCCATTTACTACCATGATAAATTATCATATGTGTATatcatattttgttatatttataaatattttcagtgGTTTTGTTATTCAAAGTAATTTTAGCTCTTGACTCATAATTATATTGTAGACTTACTATCTAAAGAGAAAAAAGACAGCCAAAGTTAAGTAACCAATAGTAATGAAAATTCTCCAACTAAACTTCaataatacaaaaataataGAACAAATTAGGTATCATACCCAACTAGATTTTCACTTCTCCATTGTTTATTGCCTTCTTTAAGACTGACCAAATAGATAGCAATTGAAGAAAAATGCAATGGATAATTGCAATAATTCcaaattattttcaatattGCAAATATAATCTTTACcctgctatatatatataactgcTATAGATTATTCTTCTTTTTACAACTACCCCATAATTTAAATGGgtgtttctcttttcttttttggttaaaaaagaACTTTAAAATTACAGCCATgtcatacattttttttcctgaGACAGTACCACTACTACCCTACAAATgaagttagattttttttttttttgacattttttaaataatatataaggTGGGAATCAAACTTCCGACCTTGTCTTCCAAATTGATATTATAAGTTCATGTCAGTTGAACTATATTTAAGTTGATGATAGATTCAACTTAGTATTATTTCAGTTTCAAACATGCATAATTGTGGAGTACATGCTTTAATGTTGGCATAATTGCACCagatttattttttacttctttCATCAGTAAACTTTGGTTCGGATGGGATGTTCaacatgtctttttttttttttttttttttttttttttgttttgttttttttgttttgtttttttttttttcttcttcttcttagaacaaatgtataaaatccTAACAATGAACGATTTtcttattaaattctttttaaaaaattcaaaatacaacATCATATTACCTATAGGGtccataaaaataacaaaagaacgAGGATACAATAAATGAAACCATTAATATTATTGTGATTATAAGTTTAAATCCCTACCTTCCACTGTTCCAAAACAAAACAGAGAAAAAATAATCAGGAAAAAACCACCCAAAAAGTAGTATTCTTGTTtattaaattacaatttaagatgaaaattagaatttagtctatatatttCGATATTACAAATAGCctctatgatttgataaaattatcatAAATGTTCATAAGGTAggattatttataaaaattttatcaaaccatGGAACTAAATGGTAACTTTCTCTAAACTATAGGACCAAAATATTCAATTCCACCtgttttttttagatttcagTGAAAATATGTTTTCCTCTGGCTGAGTCATATGAACACATTATTTCATACAAATGCCGACCCCAAATACAAGTCAGTACACAACACACAGAGAGAAACAGAGGGAGAAATGGGAAGTGAAGAAAAGGCATGGGGAAATAGTGAAGTACCAAAGCTTCCATTACTTGCAATTGCAGCAATGGAGTCTCCAGATCGGTCTGGAATGCTAACCCCACCAGTCCACACCTCAGTCTCAGTCCCATTTCGTTGGGAAGAAGAGCCTGGCAAGCCCAGGCTCTGTTTCACTTCTCCTAACATTCCCACTCAAACAAACTCCCTTGAACTTCCACCAAGATTGTTTCTAATGGATCCCAAAATCCCAAAACTCCCTCCTCCCATCCCTTCTCAAAAGGGGTTTTTTCAGTTTCCTAAGCAGTGTTTTGGGTCATTCAGATTTCATAAAACTCAGCTTGGAGCCATGGTTTTGAGAAAGAGAGGAGTACTGATAGAGAAGGAATGGTTTTGTTGGTTgggaaaattgaattttgggcGCAAAGGGGAAGTTGGGTCTGCCTTTGGAAGTGTATTTCCTTCTTCTCTGGAAGATGGGATTGTTGCAGAGAGAAGCAGTTCAAGGATGAAAGTTGCAGTGACCAAGAAAGTTGGGACCTTTTCTTCTTGTCTTCTGCAACCCAAGGCTGATTTTTGGGTAATTCTAGAACCACCCCTCTTCTTCTCTGTCTTTATATATGTTAACAATCATGACATtttaaacttcataaacattcccTAAGAAAACATGAGAGAAACGAAGGTTTCTTTCCATGTTTGGTTGATCGTCCCCCTTGTTTTGGAGGATTAAGTTCCCTAGAAATGTAAGGTTCTTTATTTGATAGGTTCTTCACGCCGTGCTAATATATTGGATAGGCTTGTGAGGGAGTTGCCTTTGCTTATTAGATCTTTTTATTGTATTCTTTATCTCAAGCGGAGGAAGAATTGGACCATATTCTTTGTATCGTGTTTTTGTGGGTGGtgtgtggattttttttttcgggATGTTTAGTATGGTGTATCATGTATGTTCATCATAGGGACGTCGGTGCTATGATCGAGAAATTCTTCCTCAATCTGCCTTTTGAGGAGAGGCCGTTTTCTTTCACTTGCTGAGGTGTGCGTGGTTTTATAGGTCTTGTGGGGTGAGCGGAACAATAGGGTGTCCAGGGGTGTGGAAAGGGATCCTAGGGAGTTATGGTCTCTCATTCGCTTTCATGTTTCACTTTGAGCTTTGATTTCAAAGACTTTTTGTAATTGTTTTATAGGTGCGATTTTGCATAGTTGGAGTCTTTTGTTGTAAAGGGAGTCCCCTTTTTTGTGGGCTTGAATTTTGTATGTCTGtgttcttctattttttttcaatgaaagttgttttcataaagaaaaataaaagttttctTCTAAGTTGTAATAAAATCATCACCTGTTCTCTTTGATTCTGTCATGTGCTGCAATGACAGTTCCAAGCTTTCTGTGAAGAGTCTTTCCTTCCTGGTTTTACATGAAAAGAAAAACTTCAAAGGAGTTTGTTGCTTTCCAAACAATTTGTGATCATTAATGAAACTAATACTGTTTGAGGAATTAATTGCAGGGAAGCATAGGCGAAGGGTTTAAACAGATCAACATTCCATGGAAGAGCAAAAAAGCATAAGAAAGAGCACTGGTAATGCAATCATCAgaatgtttatgaataaaaCTGAGTTTAGCTTGTTGTAATGTAAATGCATCAAATAATCGTAATATGGAGGACTTATGCTTTAGCTAATGGCTAACACTTATCATATTTGACATTCTTGTACAGAAATAATGTTACGAGTCTTATGATTTATGAGTTGAATCATCATTTGTTTTCGATCATTTTTAAGAAGGGAAAGACATCTTCTTAGTCCCCCATATGTTTCTTCATTCTGACTGTTTTAAGAACATTCAAAACAAGCTTAATCTTGATTGGTGGGTATTGGTGTACATGGTAACGAAGTTCTCTTCTTCATGCTTGTCTGGAATCACTTTTTAATTgcataaaatattgttttagtGCACATTTCTGACTCTCTTGTACGTTGTTATAgagttttaatattaaaaaaagccTGTTTCATGTTTAAAATGCATAAAACAATGCTGGAGTCCAAAATCTGAAAGAAGGttcaaaatggaatttactaTTTAGATCTTTCATATGGATAAAAATCTGGGAgtaatttttggatttttacaAAGTTACATCCCACTATCTATCATCGTAAAATCAATTTTCTCAATGTACGGATCTCTTTTAGCCCCATCAGCAAGTGGATTCCTAATTTCCTTCTAAGAACTTTAAGTTATATGAAAAAGGAACAGCCAAAAAGCAGCTAGAGAATCGAACGAGAGAGAGAGATTCTCTCTTCATTAAAATGTAATCCTCATATATACAAACAACATTCCACACATTGGTAAGGTATGTTACACAGATACACACGGAGCTTATATTTGATTGAGCACGTACCCTTGTCAATTGATCTTTTCTTCCAAGAGAAGTTCATTCAAACTAAGCCTAGAATGAAGGAAGCATCCACCCTACAGTCCACCCCAGAAGCAAACCTGCACTGACCAGGCTCAATCCTAGAGCAAAAGCAACAGCATAAGTAGAAATATCACTTCTATGCCGATCCCGCTTGACTCTTTTCTGCCTACTGAATCTCTGCCATCGCTTATGAGATACCATATTCTTGTAGGACATCCATGGAAGAACCAAAGGAAAAAGAGTCGACATGGGCTGATCGTTGTTCTTTATCTGCAGGCTTTCTAGCTGCAGCAGTTGAAACCATTGCTTATATGCAAAGAGTTGGGATGCTTGTCTGAAGAAAAGATCAACTATGTGCTCCTTCTCAGCATAAGCTCGCTTTGCTGCAATCTCGGCTTCCCTTGCACGGGTTTGAGAATGTAGCAGTGCATCCATTAGTTCAGCTTTGCTAGTATTATCCTCAGAAATTAGTGTTGTTTTTGTCAAGTTGCTGGGATTTGTACAGCTGCACTTGACATAACAGTTTCAGTTATATCTTAGTAAGACCTTGCTTTCGGATGTGAAGACACCAAAAATAAACGATAATCAATTTATGCTTTCAACTAGACTAATGAACTTAActagaaaattataaaagaatGGCAATGCCCATTTATCAGATGGACTTGCAAAAGCTGCCAACtcgaattttcaactaaaagAAATAGCACACCAGGAATTCACAGAAATACACTAGGAATTTACATAGTACCTTGAAGATCTAAGAGATCCACGCAGCATGTTTCCTTGTTCAATTGATTCACCC
This window contains:
- the LOC120084328 gene encoding uncharacterized protein At4g00950-like, whose amino-acid sequence is MNTLFHTNADPKYKSVHNTQRETEGEMGSEEKAWGNSEVPKLPLLAIAAMESPDRSGMLTPPVHTSVSVPFRWEEEPGKPRLCFTSPNIPTQTNSLELPPRLFLMDPKIPKLPPPIPSQKGFFQFPKQCFGSFRFHKTQLGAMVLRKRGVLIEKEWFCWLGKLNFGRKGEVGSAFGSVFPSSLEDGIVAERSSSRMKVAVTKKVGTFSSCLLQPKADFWGSIGEGFKQINIPWKSKKA